A window from Lepus europaeus isolate LE1 chromosome 20, mLepTim1.pri, whole genome shotgun sequence encodes these proteins:
- the HUS1 gene encoding checkpoint protein HUS1 isoform X4 has translation MRFRAKIVDAACLNHFTRVSSMVAKLAKTCALRLSPDKLHFILSDKLAGGGASLWCELRQEDFFSEFQMEGVSADSNEIYLELTSENLARALKTAPNARALKVKLTNKHFPCLTVSVELVSMSSSSRIVTHDIPIKVIPRRLWRDFREPCIPDADVSIYLPVLKTMRSVVEKMKNISNHLVIEANLNGELNLKIETELVCVTTHFTDLGNPPLASENASQDRSPEQMAEVHIDIKKLLQLLAGQQVNPTRALCRRSPSPSLPTSR, from the exons GCGTGAGCAGCATGGTAGCCAAGCTGGCCAAGACGTGCGCGCTGCGCCTGAGCCCGGACAAGCTGCACTTCATCCTGTCGGACAAGCTGGCGGGCGGCGGCGCCAGCCTGTGGTGCGAGCTGCGGCAGGAGGACTTCTTCAGCGAGTTCCAGATGGAGGGCGTCTCGGCCGACAGCAACGAGATCTACCTGGAGCTGACGTCCGAGAACCTCGCCCGCGCCCTGAAGACGGCGCCGAACGCCAGGGCGCTGAAGGTCAAGCTGACCAACAAGCACTTCCCGTGCCTCACCGTCTCGGTGGAGCTG GTGTCCATGTCAAGCAGTAGTCGCATCGTGACGCACGACATCCCCATAAAGGTCATCCCGAGGAGATTGTGGAGGGACTTCCGGGAGCCCTGCATCCCAGATGCTGAC GTTAGCATTTATTTACCTGTCCTGAAGACCATGAGGAGTGTGGTGGAAAAGATGAAAAACATCAGCAACCACCTC GTTATTGAGGCAAACCTCAATGGAGAACTGAACTTGAAAATAGAAACGGAGCTGGTGTGCGTGACGACTCACTTTACAGATCTGGGGAACCCCCCGCTGG CCTCTGAAAATGCCTCCCAAGACAGAAGCCCGGAACAGATGGCCGAAGTGCACATAGACATCAAGAagctgctgcagctcctggctgggcAGCAGGTGAACCCCACGAGGGCCTTGTGCA GAAGATCACCGTCACCATCTCTTCCGACCAGCCGTTAG
- the HUS1 gene encoding checkpoint protein HUS1 isoform X3: MRFRAKIVDAACLNHFTRVSSMVAKLAKTCALRLSPDKLHFILSDKLAGGGASLWCELRQEDFFSEFQMEGVSADSNEIYLELTSENLARALKTAPNARALKVKLTNKHFPCLTVSVELVSMSSSSRIVTHDIPIKVIPRRLWRDFREPCIPDADVSIYLPVLKTMRSVVEKMKNISNHLVIEANLNGELNLKIETELVCVTTHFTDLGNPPLASENASQDRSPEQMAEVHIDIKKLLQLLAGQQVNPTRALCTLNLFPGRSPSPSLPTSR, encoded by the exons GCGTGAGCAGCATGGTAGCCAAGCTGGCCAAGACGTGCGCGCTGCGCCTGAGCCCGGACAAGCTGCACTTCATCCTGTCGGACAAGCTGGCGGGCGGCGGCGCCAGCCTGTGGTGCGAGCTGCGGCAGGAGGACTTCTTCAGCGAGTTCCAGATGGAGGGCGTCTCGGCCGACAGCAACGAGATCTACCTGGAGCTGACGTCCGAGAACCTCGCCCGCGCCCTGAAGACGGCGCCGAACGCCAGGGCGCTGAAGGTCAAGCTGACCAACAAGCACTTCCCGTGCCTCACCGTCTCGGTGGAGCTG GTGTCCATGTCAAGCAGTAGTCGCATCGTGACGCACGACATCCCCATAAAGGTCATCCCGAGGAGATTGTGGAGGGACTTCCGGGAGCCCTGCATCCCAGATGCTGAC GTTAGCATTTATTTACCTGTCCTGAAGACCATGAGGAGTGTGGTGGAAAAGATGAAAAACATCAGCAACCACCTC GTTATTGAGGCAAACCTCAATGGAGAACTGAACTTGAAAATAGAAACGGAGCTGGTGTGCGTGACGACTCACTTTACAGATCTGGGGAACCCCCCGCTGG CCTCTGAAAATGCCTCCCAAGACAGAAGCCCGGAACAGATGGCCGAAGTGCACATAGACATCAAGAagctgctgcagctcctggctgggcAGCAGGTGAACCCCACGAGGGCCTTGTGCA CTTTGAACCTGTTCCCAGGAAGATCACCGTCACCATCTCTTCCGACCAGCCGTTAG
- the HUS1 gene encoding checkpoint protein HUS1 isoform X1: MRFRAKIVDAACLNHFTRVSSMVAKLAKTCALRLSPDKLHFILSDKLAGGGASLWCELRQEDFFSEFQMEGVSADSNEIYLELTSENLARALKTAPNARALKVKLTNKHFPCLTVSVELVSMSSSSRIVTHDIPIKVIPRRLWRDFREPCIPDADVSIYLPVLKTMRSVVEKMKNISNHLVIEANLNGELNLKIETELVCVTTHFTDLGNPPLASENASQDRSPEQMAEVHIDIKKLLQLLAGQQILCITGLFTLICFMKTSPSSISSRPCPSSVSPGRTGPVNAGTFVLTAEAVPGSPEVFVCPHCATDLPAVLTPSRWSV, encoded by the exons GCGTGAGCAGCATGGTAGCCAAGCTGGCCAAGACGTGCGCGCTGCGCCTGAGCCCGGACAAGCTGCACTTCATCCTGTCGGACAAGCTGGCGGGCGGCGGCGCCAGCCTGTGGTGCGAGCTGCGGCAGGAGGACTTCTTCAGCGAGTTCCAGATGGAGGGCGTCTCGGCCGACAGCAACGAGATCTACCTGGAGCTGACGTCCGAGAACCTCGCCCGCGCCCTGAAGACGGCGCCGAACGCCAGGGCGCTGAAGGTCAAGCTGACCAACAAGCACTTCCCGTGCCTCACCGTCTCGGTGGAGCTG GTGTCCATGTCAAGCAGTAGTCGCATCGTGACGCACGACATCCCCATAAAGGTCATCCCGAGGAGATTGTGGAGGGACTTCCGGGAGCCCTGCATCCCAGATGCTGAC GTTAGCATTTATTTACCTGTCCTGAAGACCATGAGGAGTGTGGTGGAAAAGATGAAAAACATCAGCAACCACCTC GTTATTGAGGCAAACCTCAATGGAGAACTGAACTTGAAAATAGAAACGGAGCTGGTGTGCGTGACGACTCACTTTACAGATCTGGGGAACCCCCCGCTGG CCTCTGAAAATGCCTCCCAAGACAGAAGCCCGGAACAGATGGCCGAAGTGCACATAGACATCAAGAagctgctgcagctcctggctgggcAGCAG ATATTGTGCATAACAGGATTGTTCACTTTGATCTGCTTCATGAAGACGTCTCCCTCCAGTATTTCATCCCGGCCTTGTCCTAGCAGCGTCTCGCCTGGTAGGACGGGACCGGTGAACGCAGGGACCTTTGTCCTGACGGCGGAGGCCGTGCCTGGGAGTCCTGAGGTGTTCGTCTGTCCTCACTGTGCCACCGATCTCCCCGCGGTGCTTACTCCGTCCCGCTGGAGTGTTTGA
- the HUS1 gene encoding checkpoint protein HUS1 isoform X2: protein MRFRAKIVDAACLNHFTRVSSMVAKLAKTCALRLSPDKLHFILSDKLAGGGASLWCELRQEDFFSEFQMEGVSADSNEIYLELTSENLARALKTAPNARALKVKLTNKHFPCLTVSVELVSMSSSSRIVTHDIPIKVIPRRLWRDFREPCIPDADVSIYLPVLKTMRSVVEKMKNISNHLVIEANLNGELNLKIETELVCVTTHFTDLGNPPLASENASQDRSPEQMAEVHIDIKKLLQLLAGQQVNPTRALCNIVHNRIVHFDLLHEDVSLQYFIPALS, encoded by the exons GCGTGAGCAGCATGGTAGCCAAGCTGGCCAAGACGTGCGCGCTGCGCCTGAGCCCGGACAAGCTGCACTTCATCCTGTCGGACAAGCTGGCGGGCGGCGGCGCCAGCCTGTGGTGCGAGCTGCGGCAGGAGGACTTCTTCAGCGAGTTCCAGATGGAGGGCGTCTCGGCCGACAGCAACGAGATCTACCTGGAGCTGACGTCCGAGAACCTCGCCCGCGCCCTGAAGACGGCGCCGAACGCCAGGGCGCTGAAGGTCAAGCTGACCAACAAGCACTTCCCGTGCCTCACCGTCTCGGTGGAGCTG GTGTCCATGTCAAGCAGTAGTCGCATCGTGACGCACGACATCCCCATAAAGGTCATCCCGAGGAGATTGTGGAGGGACTTCCGGGAGCCCTGCATCCCAGATGCTGAC GTTAGCATTTATTTACCTGTCCTGAAGACCATGAGGAGTGTGGTGGAAAAGATGAAAAACATCAGCAACCACCTC GTTATTGAGGCAAACCTCAATGGAGAACTGAACTTGAAAATAGAAACGGAGCTGGTGTGCGTGACGACTCACTTTACAGATCTGGGGAACCCCCCGCTGG CCTCTGAAAATGCCTCCCAAGACAGAAGCCCGGAACAGATGGCCGAAGTGCACATAGACATCAAGAagctgctgcagctcctggctgggcAGCAGGTGAACCCCACGAGGGCCTTGTGCA ATATTGTGCATAACAGGATTGTTCACTTTGATCTGCTTCATGAAGACGTCTCCCTCCAGTATTTCATCCCGGCCTTGTCCTAG